DNA sequence from the Harpia harpyja isolate bHarHar1 chromosome 2, bHarHar1 primary haplotype, whole genome shotgun sequence genome:
GATCAGTGGAATAAGGTAAAGACTTGGCCTTCCAAACAGATCTAACACATTGTCAGTCTCAGTAATTCTGGTACCCAGTTCTGAACCTAACTTTTCCCTTACTGGAGCATCTCGGGGAAGATGATTACTCTTGCAAGCTGAAGTGTTTCTGCAGAAGTTATAAGAGAAATCTTTGCCCCAGTAAAGTTAATGGCAGAATTCCCATCAACTTTAATGGGgaataattttgttctgtttctagGGGTCCTcagtaattactttttaaatgcaagaaaagcTTATAAAGCACTGTACAAAGGATTATTAACTGGGCTTGAAGGGAAGAATGTCATTTTTAAGTGCCTCTGGCAGTTCAGGCTTAAGACACATCTCTTGTCAGATTTGCCAGAATTAAAGCATATATCTCTGTCCTCAATGTTCTAGAGTATCTTGAATTCTGCAGTTACTGTTAAGTAGCATATTTTTCAACATCTAAGTTAGCATGGCATTAGATATATGtgttttaaatataagaaaaacaaatattaactCAAAAATGCTGAGGGCATTTTTTGGTTCACTGCCTAAAATTggatttaataaattaatattccAATTTAGAATCAGAGCTGACTCTCAGATATACTGGGTATATAGCAGGGGCATCATGTTCCTACTACAGAATACATCATCCCACAATATTATCTTCATTAAAGTGAttaatttgtttgcttgtttggggttttgtagTATCTAATGTGTTTCtgtaaaagtgttttcttgtgagCAATTAACAGTCCTGGAATTTCTCATTGCAGAACTTGGGATCAATTTTGAGCATATATGGCAAAAAACATTAACAGTTCTTAATCCAATGAAGCCTGCAGATGGCAGCATTATGAATGAGACAGACCTCACCGGACCTATGGTTTTCTGTTTGGCCCTTGGAGCAACATTGCTGCTGGTAGGATGTGGTAGAAATCTTAAGGGATTTCTTCTCTAACAATCTAATGCCTAGGTGATAATGCATGTGAAGTTGCAGAAGATGTAGTACTGGCATAAAATGAATCATTTGCTGCCATTTGTTCCGAGATTATATATTAAAAAGTCTCCTTGCTTTGAAAGTACTTGCATAAAGTTTAAATGTAATGTAGATGTAATACAGGTGAAGTGATGTATTACTTCCAGTGGAAAGAAAAGACCACACCATTTTTTGGAGTGGGATTTAATATGAACAAAGGACAGTTCTGTGCAGTGTCTATCCTGGGGAGGCTCTGAACACCTGAAGCATAGCAGTGTGTGCTAGGTAAGGACCTAACAAGGAGGTTTTAAAGGAGGGAATAAAAAGGCATAGCAGACCAGCCCAGTTTTTCTAACCCTCTTGCTACTGTTTTGACATTATCTTCTCTCAATGTTATTTTGGGGAGTGCAGAGATATAAAAAACATGATCTTTATGTAACTAGAATAAGTTGAAAAAGGAAGTGGAAACAGCcttttccttcccacctcaaaTTTGCATTACCTTCCTATAAATTTTGCTAGTCCTTTCTTAGTTTATATTCTTTTTCGACGTCATCTACCAAACAAAATATGGTAGCCTATATTTAACCCCTTTCCTCTTTACAGGAGGAAAGTTGAACAGGGATTGTACAGTACTCCAAATTCATCTATTTATCACTGACAACAGGGGCTCTCCAGTGCTGCTGAAGTACAGCTCTGATTGTCGGCAGCAATTCATCAGGCAGGGATAAGGTGGAACCATTCTGGGAAGGGCTTTACTGCTCTGCAACTGAGTTGAGAGAAACGGGGATCTAATTCTCCATTTCCTCTGTGATAAATAGTGCTGAATCAGAAGACTCTTGCAAGTTCTTACTCAATTTGTAATGTCAGTGCAGTACTTGAATGTGCAAACTGCAATATAAATGGCaagtattattattgtttatgtccccataaaattaaaaatcttttaaaagggtggaagaggcaggaggaaagggaataaaaggaaaagaaggtggGAAGCTAGAGAAGACAGGCTATTTTCCACCTAGAGAAATAAAGGTATGCAGGGAAGAAAAGGATAAAGTGTTAAATTGATTATAatcaggaaaatggaaggaaagctAAAAGAAcgacagaatggaaaaaaatggttgCTGTTGATTTTGCTCCCTGAATAGCAAACAATTATAATGAATATTAAACTActattattgaaataaaatactttaattacCTTATTTATTCTGGGATATTAAGCATTTTAAGTGTCATTAGAAAAACAACTATTTTCAATGCTCCAGTTTTAGGCCAGCAGAACTCCTCTGATACAATCTAGTGGTTTTGTACCACAACTTCACAGCAATAAGTCTATGGGATTTCCATGGGCCATCTTATAAATTCAGGCTGCTCATTTTCTCTCGGATGCATTTGAATATTAAAGTGGCTCTTCAGCTGTGTAAGCTATGATATCCTTCTGTACTTGAATAATTCTCTTCTAATAGCACCAGGAACATAATTTGGTTGAGAGCTTGtttccaaaaataatttataaattttatttagTTTCAGCTTTTTAACTATGGAAAAATATGCAAAGATATTCTTCAAATGGTAGCAGTTTTTTCAGagcacagagaaaaagaggaaagggttGTTAGCCTGGCAGCAGGACTTGATCTTCCTCATACTGGTGTAAAACAGGACAGCTCTATTGCAGATAGAGAAACAACGGCAGTGCAAAAGTTAGCAGAAGCCCGAGTctcagctgctttgcattttacATAGTCATTCGTACAAAATCAGACTTCCCCATCCACTTAAACTAAGGATAGTAGTACCCACTCTAGGCAGATGCAAACAAGCGCACGAAGCCTGACTTTCTTCTAACCTTGTTCCTTCCGCAGGACAAATTTAGCTCTTTCCATTCATCAAAGCCTGCCAGACTAATCAAGCCTCATTCTGGTTTTGCTTACATCACTGTGAATTGGGAGTATTCCCGCCTGTGTGAGtcaatatatttacatatgttaaGAAAGACTAGAATTGGAACCATCatgttcagctgcttttttttttttctctctctcattccaCTGTGCCACAAATCAAACATTTCACCAAGTGGAGATTTCAGTTAGCTGCTAGTGCTAGTGCTCCCTTCACCTCTGTCTCAGTAATTCCTTAATCTTAAACTAACATGCTAAATAGTGCTGTGTAGAATAATTAAATACACTGAAACAAACAGTCTAAAATACTAGCTTGTAGTTGCATCTGTTTGAGACAGAGGTTTTCTTAGCTGGTCTATAGTAAAAGTTGCCCCAAACTGTTGCAGATGTTAAACTTACTACAAATCTTTGATGACTGAAATTGTAATTGATAATAATCTGAGCCAGTTTTGCTCTCCCATACTATCTCTAGCTATCATTAATTTTATTTGGTGAAGCaatttttcctgattattttatGCCAGTAGTATGCAAACACAGCAAAGGACTCTGTACATAAATAGGAAGATTTCTTCTTATGCTGTTTTTTCAGCAATAGATTATTTATGGTGGAACGCAGTGGCAGGGAAAAGGCCAACACTCAGGACGTTGCAAGGATATAGGCAACCTGACTGTACCTGACCTAACCTTGAGGACTGGAACCAGATGAGAGCTCAGCAGTGAGCCAGGTCAAGATGAAAACAGGATAACGGTGCTGACATAGAGGCAGGTCTTACTAACTGAGGCTGCTTTTCACGTATGCATGCACTGCTCTCCAACCAGAGCTGGTGAGCCATCACCAACCTGCAACATTAGGACTTTCAGGCTGTGTCGTCACTAGATTAGGCTCTCTCCACTGCGTTGCTTTATATCTGTCCAGCTCAAATACTTCTGGCATCCAGTGATCTGTTTCCACCTGAATGGATATAGGAAGAGGGGGCAGAGAAGGAGGGTCCTCAAAGCTGCTTTCCTCcagattttattaaaatgtatggATAAGTAAAGTGTAAAGTCTCAATCCTCCTTAACCATCATGGAAGAGATACTTGTAAATATTGCAAACCATGGAAGAAGCTTCAATAATGTTTCCACCTTATCCATCACAAGAGAATCCAACCATAAGCTACAAAATTATTAGAAAACTGAGACCCTTTGTTAGTTCTGATTCTTATGTGGTTTATCATATGCAATGTATAACGTGCAATATATAGACGTGTGTGTATGCACAAACACACTTGTGTTTTAAGTAGTATATACGTATTGTTATGTGTTAGGAAGGTGATGCATTGTGGCCCTTCATTTGAGAAGTTTATTCCATGGTCCTGAGGTAAGGATTGAGTCCCAGGTTTGAGCTCTGTACTTCACAAATGCATGTTATCATTAGGATACAAAGTTCCAggacaaagcaaacaaaaccatctTCATCCCAATCACTGTTTATTTCTGATGtacaaatgtttatttctgataTACAGATGTGAAAATGACAGTATTGCATAGCCGACATTCAGTATTTCATTTGTTAGAAGCttgaagggagagaagaaatatttAGCAGTCTTTTGTGAGTGTTCATTTCTGGGAGTGAACAATGCCCTCATGCCTGGAGGTGATCCTTCAAAATGATGGCAGGAGATGAAGAAATCGGTGGTGCTGTGGCCACTGTTGCCTGTTGTACTAGCTTTGTGTATAAATTAGAAAACATCAGGCTCCAGGCTGTCAGGCTGGTACCTTTCACAGGCACTAAATTCCCACAAAGGAATaaaacctggaagaaaaaaacacctgtttttttttcattccttggaacaaaaaaagaacacaagCTGACAGTTTGTGGCTGGTTGACCCTGGGTGGATGTCAGGTGCCAACCAAAGcggctctatcactcccctcctcagctggacaggggagagaaaatacaacgaaaggctcatgggtcaagataaggacagggaaatcACTCAGCAGTTACCGTCACTgccaaaacagacttgacttggggaaattagtttgatttattaccaatcaaatcagagtaaggtaatgagaaataaaaaccaaattttaaaacacctttcccccaccgctcccttcttcccaggcacagcttcactcccgattttctctacctacacccccccacagcacagggggatggggaatgggggttgtggtcacttcatcacacattgtctctgctgctccttcctcctcaagggcaGGACTCCgaactcttcccctgttccagcatggggtccctcccacaagagacagtTCTccacttctccaatgtgagtccttcccacgggctgcagttcttcatgaactgctccagcctggctccCTTCCACagcctgcagtccttcaggcacaaactgctccagcatgggtcccccacagggtcacaagtcctgccagcaatcctgctccagtgtgggctcctctctccacagatccgcaggtcctgccaggagcctgctccagcacaggcttcccatggggtcgcagcctccttcgggcatccacctgctccagcgtggggtcctccatgggctgcaggtggatatctgctccaccgtggacctccatgggctgcagggggacagcctgcctcaccatggtcttcaccacgggctgcaggggaatctctgctccggcacctggagcacctcctccccctcctgcttcactgaccttggggtctgcagagtggtttctctcacatattctcactcctctctctggctgcagtcttctgttgtgcagcatttttccctccttcttaaatctgttatcccagaggcactaccaccatcgctgatgggctcggccttggccagcggcaggtccgtcttggagccggctggcatcagctccatcggacatgggggaagcttctagcagcttctcacagaagctacccctgtacccccctccgccccgccaaaaccttgccacacaaacccaatacacagttACTACTCAGGTTTATGTTGAAATGAACGTGTTGTATTGATCTAACCACAACCATGTGTCTTTCTCATGGTAGTCAAGGGGAAGACACATTCACCCTGAAAACCAGCATACTTTCAGCaaagttttagtattttttttgcaGGCCTCCTTAAACCTGGAGGTTTGTAATAATATGTGAAGCATATCAAGTAAGTTGGGTCATTATTTTGCTTAGGACACTTTTCCACAGCCCCATATAAACCTGTTGGAAATATGTTTCCTGACAGTAAAATGTGCTTTCCAGAATTTCTTCTCAGTTTGTTACCAGTTAGACCTTCCCAAGTCTCCCCAACCAATTCCTGTCCTGTTCAGAGCCCAATGACAGTAAGACTGAGAATCAGCCTTATAACTTTAAGTTAGTGACAAGGACATTCTCACAATTGTACCTTGGAATTTTTTGATGCAAAGATCACCCAAAAATATCAGCTGTGGTTTACAATTGAACTGATGTAGGCGAAGCGGAGAGGGAGGGTCAACAAGAAAAAGTAACAAACCTAGTGCTTGCCTTCTGTCTTCTCCCCCCATTTTGCAATCACTTGCTCATTTCTGACACTTCATGCTTACTCATATTTATTCCAGGCAGGAAAAGTTCATTTCGGCTATGTGTATGGCATGAGTGCCATTGGGTGCCTTGCTATGCATGCCCTACTGAACCTGATGAGCATCCCAGGAGTCTCGCATGGCTGCGTTGCAAGTGTCTTGGGCTATTGCCTGCTGCCCATGGTGATCTTGTCCTCTTCTGCAGTCTTCTTCTCGCTACAGTAAGTACCAGTTTATGGCAACAGGAATCATATGAAGGGCAGTGAGTCAGAAGGCTGGTGTTAcacaaaacattttgtaaatggtTAGGTAGTGAATTTTGGCTTctgaaactgtgaagaaaaacaccattttgtttgtgtgtgtagGTGGAAATGGACAAAACTGGACTGCGTTTGAGAAGGgtgatatatatttattttaatatgagcCCTTAATTCCGCTGTTTCCCACTTGAACTGAGAGTGCCTTTGATTTTTGCAGCACCCTtgaatgtgatttttgttttgcagagCCAACAGTGGCCAAACTTAGGTatcaattttaaaagcaactgccGGACTTCGGTTTTATGTAGCTGGTTCTCCTGTTACTTTTTTTGTTCACAGTATCAGGCTTCCATCCTTatgcttcctttccttctgtagACAGATTTCTGTGTGACAGAATGAAATAATCAAGCAACCCTTAATGATTTGGAGCATTAGAACAAGTGTTTAAGATGTAGTAGAGCCGTATACTCTGAGGTATAGTTGTGGTGTAATTGCAAAcctgaaaataactgaaaactttgaaaaaccaAATGTGTGTGGCATATGCATCAGTGCGTGTGGGGGGAGGTGTTTAGTAATATGCCTATGAATAGGAAATTTGTATGcaagcctcttcttcctcctcatatGATAAGCCTTTTGAGATACAGACAGTGTTTACCTCCCTGTTCACATACAGCAAAGTACAAGGAAGCTCCAGGTCTTGCCTGAAGGCCTTGAGCAGTACTTCTATCCATTGTTAACACGTTATTAATAATGGTTCCCCTCCTTAGTCTTTGTTGTTCACTCACATTTTTAACTTTCCAATTTGTAATGTATGGGACTTGGCAGCTGATGAATAAGAAAGTGCccctgtttgttttctctggaaaagcaggaattttgtatatattattttttaaggaaattatatAGTGGGATGAAGATTTTGGCACAATCCTTGGTGCATGGATTCTGTGGAGCTATGATGGGTTAACCTGACCATATTCCATGTATCAAAGTGTTTCTGAGCTGTCCTTGATGAGACGAACAAAAGTGACACTGAAGAAGCCTTTTATTCTCTGTTCTCCTACACTTCCCATATTTTCTTGATTAACCTGTTTAATAATCCACCCTAATAAAAAGTGCAGATACGTAATCATAGGACAGATGGGGC
Encoded proteins:
- the YIPF7 gene encoding protein YIPF7 isoform X3 yields the protein MLLSSQSYTGQILQPTYSPDTLCHLSYADGFDEEPPLLEELGINFEHIWQKTLTVLNPMKPADGSIMNETDLTGPMVFCLALGATLLLAGKVHFGYVYGMSAIGCLAMHALLNLMSIPGVSHGCVASVLGYCLLPMVILSSSAVFFSLQGILGTLLALFIIGWCSLSASKIFTSALGMEGQQLLIAYPCALLYGLFALLTVF
- the YIPF7 gene encoding protein YIPF7 isoform X2; its protein translation is MSNFEQFQFDFYQSNYTIDDQEEGYNSYGSKENLHGSRKSRAGEQPPASVFAPPEMLLSSQSYTGQILQPTYSPDTLCHLSYADGFDEEPPLLEELGINFEHIWQKTLTVLNPMKPADGSIMNETDLTGPMVFCLALGATLLLDKFSSFHSSKPARLIKPHSGFAYITVNWEYSRLCESIYLHMLRKTRIGTIMFSCFFFFLSLIPLCHKSNISPSGDFS